From Etheostoma cragini isolate CJK2018 chromosome 14, CSU_Ecrag_1.0, whole genome shotgun sequence, the proteins below share one genomic window:
- the cfap300 gene encoding cilia- and flagella-associated protein 300 has product MAGEKCAFDQTFSFTPLTSKKLSFLQDRNVLQLLMKWSMLGRISVQSYSFDQSFYPYNSERFALCFFRDPKVMSTLRKMEAGAWVPLDKPVVSVDVEVVPCTKVSMELFDPIYSCGILRPSGHVVKCFHEVYPDYDELRQMLQKEESEHYYVVGREERGELLFRLFKHLCLGGELCQYEDTIDPYISTTKQIYKDLINVQKDPETKKISVVSTVLKVCAHDESGRCFPGKQEEEQTFAYLIVDPFKRHVTLFYHCYGVGNFTL; this is encoded by the exons ATGGCAGGAGAGAAATGCGCATTTGaccaaactttttcttttactcctCTTACCTCCAAGAAGCTTTCCTTCCTACAGGACCGAAATGTCTTACAACTGTTGATGAAATG GTCCATGTTGGGGAGGATTTCGGTTCAGTCTTACAGCTTTGACCAGAGCTTTTACCCTTATAACAGTGAACGGTTTGCACTG TGTTTCTTCAGAGATCCCAAAGTCATGTCCACCCTGAGAAAGATGGAGGCCGGAGCCTGGGTTCCTCTTG ACAAGCCAGTGGTGTCTGTGGATGTGGAGGTGGTGCCATGCACTAAGGTCTCCATGGAGCTGTTTGACCCAATCTACTCTTGTGGGATCTTGAGGCCCTCTGGACATGTGGTTAAATGCTTTCATGAGGTCTACCCCGACTATGATGAACTCAGACAG ATGTTGCAGAAGGAGGAATCTGAGCACTACTATGTGGTGGGGAGAGAAGAGCGAGGAGAGCTTCTGTTTCGCCTCTTCAAGCACCTGTGTTTGGGAGGAGAGCTCTGTCAGTACGAAGACACCATCGACCCGTACATCAGCACCACAAAGCAAATCTACAAAGATCTGATCAA TGTTCAGAAGGATCCAGAAACTAAGAAGATCAGTGTTGTCTCCACAGTCCTCAAAGTCTGTGCACAT GATGAGTCTGGAAGATGTTTCCCTGGTAAACAAGAAGAGGAGCAGACGTTTGCCTATTTGATTGTCGACCCCTTCAAACGACACGTGACTTTGTTTTACCACTGCTACGGTGTAGGGAACTTCACATTGTGA